One Setaria italica strain Yugu1 chromosome II, Setaria_italica_v2.0, whole genome shotgun sequence DNA segment encodes these proteins:
- the LOC101770229 gene encoding uncharacterized protein LOC101770229: MTRNKRALLCCGVLVAVLVVLAVVFVALYFTVFRPRSPRVVATVVGTEISALNVFPPVLNITVHVDVTVRNPNYASFRYGDVVTAVRYHGDGVGESVVPAGEIGARATETIAAKVSVDTVRMAATPYFLPEAALGVLPLETATAVAGKAVVMGRFKISASSEVACEVHVYWTRSNATSECTSTVHIGR, encoded by the coding sequence ATGACGAGGAACAAGCGCGCCCTGCTGTGCTGCGGCGTGCTGGTGGCCGtgctcgtcgtcctcgccgtcgtcttCGTGGCGCTCTACTTCACCGTGTTCCGGCCGCGGTCTCCCAGGGTGGTGGCGACGGTGGTGGGGACGGAGATCTCGGCGCTCAACGTCTTCCCGCCGGTCCTCAACATCACGGTGCACGTGGACGTCACCGTGCGCAACCCGAACTACGCGTCGTTCCGGTACGGCGACGTGGTGACGGCGGTGCGGTaccacggcgacggcgtgggGGAGTCGGTGGTGCCGGCGGGGGAGATCGGCGCGCGCGCGACCGAGACGATCGCCGCCAAGGTGTCGGTGGACACCGTCAGGATGGCGGCGACGCCCTACTTCCTGCCGGAGGCCGCCCTCGGGGTGCTGCCGTTagagacggcgacggcggtggccggcaAGGCCGTGGTGATGGGCAGGTTCAAGATCAGCGCGAGCTCGGAGGTGGCGTGCGAGGTCCACGTGTACTGGACCAGGAGCAACGCCACGTCGGAGTGCACCTCCACGGTCCATATAGGCCGGTAG
- the LOC101756040 gene encoding uncharacterized protein LOC101756040: MTEEATKKKGVMSRRRKAHCTACCVVLAVLAILGALALAFYLHYRPRPPRVVATPVDLSIDEFALLPHPTLRVSVGVHVVVTNPSNSPYRYGAALSAVTYHGAPVGETLVPAGEIGGKSTARVEPVTVVDGVRVAESPHFAADAVAGVLPFVAVVRVVGKALVLHAFEVPVTVEVVCLVRMYVFHGESSSRCASTVRTGSRAAVSGSGGGFPAGHAHEHE; this comes from the coding sequence ATGACGGAGGAGGCCACGAAGAAGAAGGGAGTGatgtcgaggaggaggaaggcgcaCTGCACGGCGTGCTGCGTGGTGCTGGCCGTGCTGGCCATCCTGGGCGCGCTGGCGCTGGCCTTCTACCTCCACTACCGCCCGCGTCCGCCGCGCGTGGTGGCGACGCCCGTGGACTTGAGCATCGACGAGTTCGCCCTCCTCCCGCACCCGACCCTCCGGGTCTCCGTCGGCGTCCACGTCGTGGTCACCAACCCGAGCAACTCCCCCTACCGGTACGGCGCGGCGCTGAGCGCGGTGACCTACCACGGCGCGCCCGTCGGGGAGACGCTGGTGCCAGCGGGGGAGATCGGCGGCAAGTCCACGGCGCGGGTCGAGCCGGTCACCGTCGTGGACGGGGTGAGGGTGGCCGAGAGCCCGCacttcgccgccgacgccgtcgcggGCGTGCTGCCGTTCGTGGCCGTGGTGAGGGTGGTGGGCAAGGCGCTGGTGCTGCACGCGTTCGAGGTGCCCGTCACCGTCGAGGTCGTCTGCCTCGTACGGATGTACGTGTTCCACGGCGAGAGCAGCTCGCGGTGCGCCTCCACCGTGCGCACCGGGTCCAGGGCCGCGgtctccggctccggcggggGGTTCCCGGCGGGGCATGCGCACGAGCATGAGTAG